One genomic segment of Occultella kanbiaonis includes these proteins:
- a CDS encoding DUF2516 family protein yields the protein MIAIIQAYLFLGLSVIAFGLALWALVDALLRPSTAFTSADKRTKGFWGGVLALATVLGFLGIPAGGGGSSLFLVLIAAIPAGIYLADVRPAVARYSGRGGSGGSGGGGGSRW from the coding sequence GTGATCGCGATCATCCAGGCGTACCTGTTCCTCGGCCTGTCCGTCATCGCCTTCGGGCTCGCCCTCTGGGCCCTGGTCGACGCCCTGCTGCGGCCGTCGACGGCGTTCACCTCGGCCGACAAGCGCACCAAGGGCTTCTGGGGCGGCGTGCTCGCCCTTGCCACTGTGCTCGGCTTCCTCGGCATCCCCGCGGGCGGGGGCGGCAGCTCGCTGTTCCTCGTGCTCATCGCGGCGATCCCGGCCGGCATCTACCTCGCGGACGTGCGCCCCGCCGTGGCCCGGTACAGCGGCCGCGGCGGCTCCGGCGGCAGCGGTGGCGGTGGGGGCAGCCGGTGGTGA
- a CDS encoding SGNH/GDSL hydrolase family protein, which yields MTILLTGDSITDAGRDRDDLASLGSGYAALVAADLPGERVINTGISGHRVVDLQARWDVDVLAHAPDVLSIMIGINDTWRRYDNDDPTSAESYEAGYRDLLARAQAAGIARILLVEPFLLPVRPDQWDWREDLDPKIAAVRRLAEEFGVEFVATDGPYAQAASRTGAAALAADGVHPSPEGHRFLADRWLEVFRTA from the coding sequence GTGACCATTCTCCTGACCGGTGACTCGATCACCGACGCCGGACGTGACCGTGACGACCTCGCCAGCCTGGGCTCCGGCTATGCCGCCCTGGTCGCGGCGGATCTGCCGGGCGAGCGGGTGATCAACACCGGCATCAGCGGCCACCGCGTGGTGGACCTGCAGGCGCGCTGGGACGTGGACGTCCTGGCACACGCCCCGGACGTGCTCTCGATCATGATCGGCATCAACGACACCTGGCGCCGCTACGACAACGACGACCCGACGTCCGCTGAGTCCTACGAGGCCGGCTACCGCGACCTGCTCGCCCGCGCCCAGGCGGCCGGCATCGCCCGGATCCTCCTCGTGGAGCCGTTCCTGCTGCCGGTCCGCCCGGACCAGTGGGACTGGCGGGAGGACCTGGACCCCAAGATCGCCGCGGTCCGGCGCCTCGCCGAGGAGTTCGGAGTCGAGTTCGTCGCCACCGACGGGCCGTACGCGCAGGCCGCCTCCCGCACCGGCGCCGCCGCGCTCGCCGCCGACGGCGTACACCCCTCACCCGAGGGGCACCGCTTCCTCGCGGACCGCTGGCTCGAGGTCTTCCGCACCGCCTGA
- a CDS encoding DEAD/DEAH box helicase — protein MTPAQTPSFSALGVPAALVKSLTERGITEPFPIQTATLRDTLAGRDVLGRGRTGSGKTIAFAVPLVARLTDGRRAASRKPRGLVLAPTRELASQIGETIAPLAAAAGLRHTVIFGGVGQGKQVTALNDGVDILIACPGRLEDLKGQGYLNLDNIEIAVLDEADHMADLGFLPAVKRIMDATPRGGQRMLFSATLDNGVDIIVKRYLTDPLTHSVDSASSPVAAMEHHIFEVSGADAKRDLIEQLAAGTSRRLLFTRTKHQAKKLARQLTASGIPAVDLHGNLSQNARERNLDAFSTGTVKVLVATDIAARGIHVDDVELVVHVDPPAEHKAYLHRSGRTARAGSGGTVVTLMLPEQRGDVRQLTRAAKITASPVRPDGATVAKLVGDVAPKVDPARAPAAAATAPAPSGPGRGRSGGNGRGGDGARTGGRSRGGRSGGQGDAAGARSGDGSRSGGRSGGGSAGGGRAVEGGRSGGRSEGGRSGGRSEGGRSGGRDGRGAGGGRSGGRGGGSSLTYSTSSGGTGSAGGQTRSGMQASWAADRTGAGSGAPSGGGAPRGTRGGRRSGRPAGAPSGR, from the coding sequence ATGACTCCTGCCCAGACGCCGTCCTTCTCGGCTCTGGGCGTTCCGGCTGCGCTGGTCAAGTCCCTGACCGAGCGCGGCATCACCGAACCCTTCCCCATCCAGACCGCCACCCTGCGGGACACCCTCGCCGGGCGCGACGTGCTCGGCCGCGGCCGCACCGGCTCCGGCAAGACCATCGCGTTCGCGGTGCCCCTCGTGGCGCGGCTGACCGACGGCCGCCGGGCCGCCTCCCGCAAGCCCCGCGGGCTGGTGCTCGCGCCGACCCGTGAACTCGCCAGCCAGATCGGCGAGACCATCGCTCCGCTGGCGGCCGCCGCCGGCCTTCGCCACACCGTCATCTTCGGCGGCGTCGGCCAGGGCAAGCAGGTCACCGCGCTGAACGACGGCGTCGACATCCTGATCGCCTGCCCGGGTCGCCTCGAGGACCTCAAGGGTCAGGGGTACCTGAACCTGGACAACATCGAGATCGCCGTGCTCGACGAGGCCGACCACATGGCCGACCTCGGCTTCCTGCCCGCCGTGAAGCGGATCATGGACGCCACCCCGCGCGGCGGCCAGCGGATGCTGTTCTCCGCCACGCTCGACAACGGCGTGGACATCATCGTCAAGCGCTACCTGACCGACCCGCTGACCCACTCGGTGGACTCGGCCTCGTCCCCGGTCGCGGCCATGGAGCACCACATCTTCGAGGTGTCGGGTGCGGACGCGAAGCGCGACCTGATCGAGCAGCTCGCCGCGGGGACCTCCCGCCGGCTGCTCTTCACGCGCACGAAGCACCAGGCCAAGAAGCTGGCCCGGCAGCTCACCGCGAGCGGGATCCCCGCCGTCGACCTGCACGGGAACCTGTCCCAGAACGCCCGCGAGCGCAACCTCGACGCGTTCTCCACGGGGACCGTCAAGGTCCTGGTCGCCACGGACATCGCCGCGCGCGGCATCCACGTCGACGACGTCGAGCTCGTCGTGCACGTCGACCCGCCGGCCGAGCACAAGGCGTACCTGCACCGCTCCGGCCGCACCGCCCGGGCCGGCTCCGGCGGCACCGTGGTCACGCTCATGCTCCCCGAGCAGCGTGGCGACGTGCGCCAGCTGACCCGCGCCGCGAAGATCACGGCCTCCCCGGTGCGTCCGGACGGCGCGACCGTTGCGAAGCTCGTCGGCGATGTGGCTCCGAAGGTGGACCCGGCGCGTGCGCCGGCCGCCGCGGCCACGGCGCCGGCCCCGTCCGGCCCGGGGCGTGGCCGTTCCGGTGGCAACGGGCGCGGGGGTGACGGCGCCCGCACCGGTGGTCGCTCGCGCGGCGGCCGGTCCGGTGGGCAAGGTGACGCCGCGGGCGCGCGCTCCGGAGACGGCAGCCGTTCCGGTGGGCGCTCGGGCGGCGGCTCCGCGGGTGGCGGTCGAGCCGTCGAGGGCGGCCGTTCCGGCGGTCGTTCCGAGGGCGGCCGTTCCGGCGGTCGTTCCGAGGGCGGCCGGTCCGGTGGGCGCGACGGACGTGGCGCCGGCGGCGGTCGCTCCGGCGGCCGTGGCGGCGGCTCGTCCCTGACCTACTCGACCTCGTCCGGCGGCACCGGCTCGGCCGGCGGTCAGACCCGCTCCGGCATGCAGGCCTCCTGGGCCGCCGACCGGACCGGGGCCGGTTCCGGTGCTCCCTCCGGTGGCGGTGCTCCGCGGGGCACCCGCGGTGGGCGTCGTTCCGGTCGCCCGGCGGGGGCTCCGAGCGGTCGCTGA
- a CDS encoding aldo/keto reductase has translation MIDLPPVGVGGAAFGNLYGPVPDAVAEGILDAAWAAGLRYFDTAPHYGLGVSEERLGALLAQRPREEYVLSTKVGRLLEPNPDHVPGELDTEKGFWVPTTRRRVVDLSPAGIRASLAASLERLGLDRVDVAYLHDPEEYPRADAHAAIRTLIELREEGVVAAIGAGAKDVEVLVDLVRGAAPTGAHGGPGLDLVMVAGRYTLLEQPAWPELVPACAEHGVGIVNVGVFNSGLLARPQVAPDAHYEYGPAPAAIIERATAIADVCTRFDVDLPTAAVHFGRRARGVVNATFGLSSAAEVRQLTERLATRVDDGLWAALIAEGLLPDGVVAP, from the coding sequence ATGATCGACCTCCCTCCGGTCGGCGTCGGCGGGGCAGCGTTCGGCAACCTGTACGGACCGGTGCCGGACGCCGTCGCCGAAGGGATCCTGGACGCGGCCTGGGCGGCCGGGCTGCGCTACTTCGACACCGCGCCGCACTACGGACTCGGCGTGTCCGAGGAACGTCTCGGTGCCCTCCTCGCGCAGCGGCCGCGCGAGGAGTACGTGCTGTCCACCAAGGTGGGCCGGCTGCTCGAGCCCAACCCCGACCACGTGCCCGGCGAGCTGGACACCGAGAAGGGGTTCTGGGTGCCGACCACCCGCCGCCGGGTCGTGGACCTGAGCCCGGCCGGGATCCGCGCCAGCCTCGCCGCGAGCCTGGAACGCCTCGGCCTCGACCGCGTCGACGTGGCCTACCTGCACGACCCCGAGGAGTACCCCCGCGCGGACGCGCACGCCGCCATCCGGACCCTGATCGAGCTGCGCGAGGAGGGCGTGGTCGCCGCGATCGGAGCCGGTGCGAAGGACGTCGAGGTGCTCGTCGACCTGGTCCGCGGCGCCGCGCCCACGGGCGCGCACGGTGGGCCCGGGCTCGACCTGGTCATGGTCGCCGGCCGGTACACCCTGCTCGAGCAGCCGGCCTGGCCCGAGCTGGTGCCGGCCTGCGCCGAGCACGGGGTCGGGATCGTGAACGTCGGCGTGTTCAACTCGGGGCTGCTCGCCCGCCCGCAGGTCGCTCCGGACGCCCACTACGAGTACGGGCCCGCGCCCGCAGCGATCATCGAGCGCGCCACCGCGATCGCCGACGTCTGCACGCGGTTCGACGTGGACCTGCCGACCGCGGCCGTGCACTTCGGGCGCCGGGCCCGGGGAGTCGTCAACGCCACGTTCGGCCTCAGTTCCGCCGCCGAGGTGCGCCAACTCACGGAGCGACTGGCAACCCGCGTCGACGACGGGCTGTGGGCCGCCCTGATCGCCGAAGGACTCCTGCCCGACGGCGTCGTCGCGCCCTAG
- a CDS encoding SDR family NAD(P)-dependent oxidoreductase, with protein MSDIQDLKVVITGGAAGIGAATAAEFLTQGARVAVLDLTESPDEGVTSFVCDITDEGATKAAIAAAAEALDGIDAIVNNAGIGAQGTVEDGDLDLWRKVLDVNVVGMASVTRAALPYLRASDRAAVVNMSSIVALVGLVQRAAYAASKGAVLALTKAMAADHVGEGIRVNCVAPGTVGTEWVGRLLANAADPVAERAALEGRQPMGRLVLPEDVAKAVVFLASPASGSVTGTCLSVDGGTSGIQLPRPTPAR; from the coding sequence ATGTCGGACATCCAGGACCTGAAGGTCGTCATCACCGGGGGAGCGGCCGGCATCGGCGCGGCCACTGCCGCCGAGTTCCTCACGCAGGGGGCGCGGGTCGCGGTCCTGGATCTGACCGAGTCGCCGGACGAGGGTGTCACCTCCTTCGTCTGTGACATCACCGACGAGGGTGCCACCAAGGCGGCCATCGCCGCCGCGGCCGAAGCCCTCGACGGCATCGACGCGATCGTCAACAACGCCGGCATCGGCGCCCAGGGCACCGTCGAGGACGGCGACCTGGACCTCTGGCGCAAGGTGCTCGACGTGAACGTCGTCGGCATGGCCTCCGTCACCCGGGCCGCGCTGCCCTACCTGCGCGCCTCGGACCGGGCCGCTGTCGTGAACATGTCCTCGATCGTCGCGCTCGTCGGCCTCGTGCAGCGGGCCGCGTACGCGGCGAGCAAGGGCGCCGTGCTGGCGCTGACCAAGGCGATGGCCGCGGACCACGTGGGCGAGGGCATCCGGGTCAACTGCGTGGCGCCCGGCACGGTCGGCACCGAGTGGGTCGGCCGGCTGCTCGCGAACGCCGCGGACCCGGTGGCCGAGCGCGCCGCGCTCGAGGGCCGCCAGCCCATGGGCCGGCTCGTGCTGCCGGAGGACGTGGCGAAGGCCGTCGTCTTCCTGGCCTCCCCGGCCAGCGGGTCGGTGACGGGCACCTGCCTGTCCGTGGACGGCGGCACGTCCGGGATCCAGCTACCCCGCCCCACACCCGCCCGATGA
- a CDS encoding O-acetyl-ADP-ribose deacetylase gives MRIEAVAGDITTQSVDAIVNAANSSLLGGGGVDGAIHRGAGPALLEECQRLRATTLRDGLPVGQAVATGAGNLPARWVIHTVGPNRHRGQTDPALLASAFSSSLDVASRLGATSVAFPAISGGVYGWEMAQVAEIAVSTVRAADAPGVETVRFVLFGADALEEFEAKLA, from the coding sequence ATGCGCATCGAAGCCGTTGCCGGCGACATCACCACCCAGTCCGTCGACGCCATCGTGAACGCGGCGAACTCCTCGCTGCTCGGTGGAGGTGGGGTCGACGGCGCCATCCACCGCGGGGCCGGGCCGGCGCTGCTGGAGGAGTGCCAGCGGCTGCGGGCTACCACGCTCCGGGACGGGCTGCCGGTCGGCCAGGCGGTCGCGACCGGCGCCGGGAACCTGCCCGCCCGGTGGGTCATCCACACCGTGGGGCCGAACCGGCACCGGGGTCAGACGGACCCGGCGCTGCTCGCGTCCGCGTTCTCCTCGAGCCTCGATGTGGCGAGCCGGCTCGGGGCCACATCGGTGGCGTTCCCGGCGATCAGCGGCGGGGTCTACGGCTGGGAGATGGCGCAGGTCGCCGAGATCGCGGTGAGCACCGTCCGAGCGGCGGACGCACCCGGCGTAGAGACGGTCCGGTTCGTCCTGTTCGGAGCCGACGCCCTCGAGGAGTTCGAGGCCAAGCTCGCCTGA
- a CDS encoding GNAT family N-acetyltransferase produces the protein MVRVIVATDSPSRADVQALLAEHLTDMFATSPADSVHALDHEALAADGVAFLSARAPDGTLLGCGALVELEATSPRDEGGTRAGHGELKSMRTAPAARGRGVASAVLRRLLGTARERGYGRVSLETGSQEFFAPARSLYTRHGFAPCGPFGSYREDPNSVFMTLELAARTDSGAVPGRATVGSCASKPLPATSPPSPSTPS, from the coding sequence ATGGTGCGGGTGATCGTCGCCACCGACTCCCCGTCCCGCGCCGACGTGCAGGCCCTGCTCGCCGAGCACCTCACGGACATGTTCGCCACGTCCCCCGCGGACTCCGTGCACGCGCTCGACCACGAGGCGCTCGCGGCCGACGGGGTCGCATTCCTCTCCGCGCGGGCGCCCGACGGCACGCTGCTGGGCTGTGGTGCGCTCGTCGAACTCGAAGCGACGTCGCCCCGTGACGAAGGCGGGACCCGTGCCGGGCACGGAGAGCTGAAGTCGATGCGCACCGCCCCCGCTGCGCGTGGGCGCGGCGTCGCGTCCGCCGTTCTTCGCCGGCTGCTCGGGACCGCCCGCGAGCGCGGCTACGGCCGCGTCAGCCTGGAGACCGGGTCGCAGGAGTTCTTCGCGCCCGCCCGGAGCCTGTACACCCGTCACGGGTTCGCACCGTGCGGTCCGTTCGGGTCCTACCGCGAGGACCCGAACAGCGTGTTCATGACGCTGGAACTCGCGGCACGCACGGACTCCGGCGCGGTGCCCGGACGTGCCACAGTGGGGTCATGCGCATCGAAGCCGTTGCCGGCGACATCACCACCCAGTCCGTCGACGCCATCGTGA
- the dtd gene encoding D-aminoacyl-tRNA deacylase encodes MRAVLQRVSSASVHVDGEVVGQIGPGLLALVGVAVADTADDARRVARKIAELRILEGEASVADTPAAGVLVVSQFTLYGDTRKGRRPSWSAAAPGPVAEPLVEAVVADLRERGITTATGEFGAMMSVSLVNEGPFTLLVES; translated from the coding sequence ATGCGGGCGGTGCTGCAGCGGGTCAGTTCCGCGTCGGTGCACGTCGACGGCGAGGTCGTGGGGCAGATCGGCCCGGGCCTGCTCGCCCTCGTCGGGGTCGCGGTGGCGGACACCGCCGACGACGCGCGGCGAGTGGCCCGCAAGATCGCCGAGCTGCGGATCCTCGAGGGGGAGGCGTCCGTGGCGGACACCCCGGCCGCCGGCGTGCTCGTGGTCAGCCAGTTCACTCTGTACGGGGACACCCGCAAGGGCCGGCGTCCGTCCTGGTCCGCGGCCGCCCCGGGCCCGGTCGCGGAGCCGCTGGTGGAGGCGGTGGTCGCGGACCTGCGCGAGCGGGGGATCACCACGGCGACAGGCGAGTTCGGCGCGATGATGTCGGTCTCGCTGGTGAACGAAGGGCCGTTCACGTTGCTCGTGGAGAGCTGA
- a CDS encoding asparaginase, with protein MVKPPPRLARPAPGEPLAWVIRGTLVESVHTGHLVALGADGAAVRTLGEPEQEIYPRSAIKPVQALAMLRAGLEVSNEQLALVCASHYGEPRHLDVAATILAGAGLSEADLRTPPSLPWHEPSAAAWIAAGRPPSALAHNCSGKHAGMLATCRAAGWPTEGYLDPAHPLQQSIAATITELTGVEPAHLAVDGCGAPQFSTTVVGLARAFARIAAAETGPEARVRAAMTAHPWLVGGTGRDVTEAMTSEPGLVAKDGADGVYAAAMPDGRALAFKVSDGGGRARPVILAAALHELGVEGFWSWGRVPVLGGGAPAGAIRAAFGAEAPPGLG; from the coding sequence GTGGTGAAGCCACCGCCGCGGCTGGCTCGACCCGCGCCGGGGGAGCCGCTGGCGTGGGTGATCCGGGGGACACTGGTGGAGTCGGTGCACACCGGACATCTGGTCGCCCTCGGCGCCGACGGCGCGGCCGTCCGCACGCTGGGTGAGCCCGAGCAGGAGATCTACCCCCGGTCGGCCATCAAACCGGTGCAGGCGCTGGCGATGCTGCGCGCGGGGCTGGAGGTCAGCAATGAGCAGCTCGCTCTCGTGTGCGCGTCACACTACGGCGAGCCGCGGCACCTCGACGTCGCGGCGACCATCCTCGCCGGTGCCGGTCTGAGCGAGGCCGACCTGCGCACCCCACCGTCGCTGCCCTGGCACGAACCGAGTGCCGCCGCGTGGATCGCGGCCGGGCGGCCGCCGTCGGCGCTCGCGCACAACTGCTCCGGCAAGCACGCCGGCATGCTGGCCACCTGCCGCGCCGCCGGGTGGCCCACGGAGGGGTACCTGGATCCCGCCCACCCGCTGCAGCAGTCGATCGCGGCGACCATCACCGAGCTGACCGGTGTCGAACCAGCGCACCTGGCGGTGGACGGTTGCGGGGCGCCGCAGTTCTCGACCACCGTGGTCGGCCTGGCGCGCGCGTTCGCCCGGATCGCCGCCGCCGAGACCGGCCCCGAGGCACGGGTGCGGGCCGCGATGACCGCGCACCCGTGGCTGGTCGGCGGCACCGGCCGCGACGTCACCGAGGCGATGACCTCCGAGCCGGGCCTGGTCGCCAAGGACGGCGCCGACGGCGTGTATGCCGCGGCGATGCCCGACGGCCGCGCGCTCGCGTTCAAGGTGTCCGACGGCGGAGGCCGGGCCCGTCCGGTGATCCTCGCCGCCGCGCTGCACGAGCTGGGCGTCGAGGGGTTCTGGTCGTGGGGGCGGGTGCCGGTCCTCGGTGGTGGGGCGCCCGCAGGCGCGATCCGCGCCGCCTTCGGCGCCGAAGCGCCGCCCGGGCTGGGCTGA
- a CDS encoding ATP-dependent Clp protease ATP-binding subunit, producing the protein MFERFTDRARRVVVLAQEEARMLNHNYIGTEHILLGLIHEGEGVAAKALESLNISLEAVRQQVQEIIGEGQQAPSGHIPFTPRAKKVLELSLREALQLGHNYIGTEHILLGLIREGEGVAAQVLTKLGADLNRVRQQVIQLLSGYQGKEPVSAGGPTEGTPSGSAVLDQFGRNLTQAARENKLDPVIGRGKEIERVMQVLSRRTKNNPVLIGEPGVGKTAVVEGLAQDIVRGDVPETLKDKQLYTLDLGALVAGSRYRGDFEERLKKVLKEIRTRGDIILFIDEIHTLVGAGAAEGAIDAASILKPMLARGELQTIGATTLEEYRKHIEKDAALERRFQPIQVAEPTLAHAIEILKGLRDRYEAHHRVTITDGALVAAATLADRYVNDRFLPDKAIDLIDEAGARLRIRRMTAPPELRELDEQIAETRRSKESAIDDQDFERAARLRDEEKNLSNTRVEREKAWKSGDMDNVAEVDEELIAEVLAVSTGIPVFKLTEEESSRLLRMEDELHKRIVGQDAAIKALSQAIRRTRAGLKDPKRPGGSFIFAGPTGVGKTELAKALAEFLFGDEDALIQLDMSEFSEKHTVSRLFGSPPGYVGYEEGGQLTEKVRRKPFSVVLFDEVEKAHADIFNSLLQILEDGRLTDSQGRVVDFKNTVIIMTTNLGTRDIAKGLLTGFQAGGDLSTNYDRMKVKVNDELKQHFRPEFLNRVDDVIVFPQLSQDEIFQIVDLMMARLSTRLADKDMTIELTPAAKELLAERGYDPVLGARPLRRAIQREIEDQLSEKILYGEIAAGQNIIVDAVGEGLLGEFTFRGEAKATEEKEPLAVGAGAMPELPAASAD; encoded by the coding sequence ATGTTCGAGAGATTTACAGACAGAGCCCGCCGAGTGGTTGTCCTTGCCCAGGAAGAGGCGCGGATGCTCAACCACAACTACATCGGCACCGAGCACATCCTGCTCGGCCTCATCCACGAGGGCGAGGGCGTGGCCGCGAAGGCACTGGAGTCGCTGAACATCTCCCTGGAGGCCGTGCGCCAGCAGGTCCAGGAAATCATCGGCGAGGGTCAGCAGGCGCCGTCCGGGCACATCCCGTTCACCCCCCGTGCGAAGAAGGTCCTCGAGCTGTCTCTGCGTGAGGCGCTCCAGCTGGGCCACAACTACATCGGCACCGAGCACATCCTGCTCGGCCTCATCCGCGAGGGTGAGGGCGTCGCCGCGCAGGTGCTCACCAAGCTCGGCGCCGACCTGAACCGGGTCCGCCAGCAGGTCATCCAGCTCCTGTCCGGCTACCAGGGCAAGGAGCCGGTCTCCGCCGGCGGCCCCACCGAGGGCACCCCCTCGGGCTCGGCCGTGCTGGACCAGTTCGGCCGCAACCTGACCCAGGCCGCCCGCGAGAACAAGCTGGACCCGGTCATCGGGCGCGGCAAGGAGATCGAGCGGGTCATGCAGGTGCTCTCCCGGCGCACCAAGAACAACCCGGTGCTGATCGGTGAGCCCGGCGTCGGCAAGACCGCCGTGGTGGAGGGCCTGGCCCAGGACATCGTGCGCGGCGACGTGCCCGAGACCCTGAAGGACAAGCAGCTCTACACCCTCGACCTCGGCGCCCTTGTGGCCGGGTCGCGCTACCGCGGTGACTTCGAGGAGCGCCTGAAGAAGGTGCTCAAGGAGATCCGAACCCGCGGAGACATCATCCTGTTCATCGACGAGATCCACACGCTCGTCGGGGCCGGTGCCGCCGAGGGTGCGATCGACGCGGCCAGCATCCTGAAGCCGATGCTCGCCCGTGGTGAGCTCCAGACGATCGGGGCGACCACCCTCGAGGAGTACCGCAAGCACATCGAGAAGGACGCCGCGCTCGAGCGCCGGTTCCAGCCGATCCAGGTGGCCGAGCCCACGCTCGCGCACGCCATCGAGATCCTCAAGGGCCTGCGCGACCGGTACGAGGCGCACCACCGGGTGACGATCACCGACGGTGCTCTCGTGGCCGCCGCGACGCTCGCCGACCGGTACGTCAACGACCGGTTCCTGCCGGACAAGGCGATCGACCTGATCGACGAGGCCGGCGCCCGGCTGCGGATCCGCCGGATGACCGCGCCGCCGGAGCTGCGTGAGCTCGACGAGCAGATCGCCGAGACCCGCCGCTCCAAGGAGTCCGCGATCGACGACCAGGACTTCGAGCGCGCTGCCCGGCTGCGGGACGAGGAGAAGAACCTCTCGAACACCCGCGTCGAGCGCGAGAAGGCCTGGAAGTCCGGGGACATGGACAACGTCGCCGAGGTCGATGAGGAACTCATCGCCGAGGTGCTCGCGGTGTCCACCGGGATCCCGGTGTTCAAGCTCACCGAGGAGGAGTCCTCGCGGCTGCTGCGCATGGAGGACGAGCTGCACAAGCGGATCGTCGGCCAGGACGCGGCCATCAAGGCGCTCTCCCAGGCGATCCGGCGCACCCGTGCGGGTCTGAAGGACCCGAAGCGGCCCGGTGGCTCGTTCATCTTCGCCGGCCCCACGGGCGTCGGGAAGACCGAGCTGGCCAAGGCGCTCGCGGAGTTCCTGTTCGGCGACGAGGACGCCCTCATCCAGTTGGACATGAGCGAGTTCTCCGAGAAGCACACCGTGTCCCGACTGTTCGGGTCCCCGCCCGGATACGTCGGTTACGAGGAGGGTGGCCAGCTCACCGAGAAGGTGCGCCGCAAGCCGTTCTCCGTGGTGCTCTTCGACGAGGTGGAGAAGGCCCACGCGGACATCTTCAACTCGCTGCTGCAGATCCTCGAGGACGGTCGCCTGACCGACTCCCAGGGCCGGGTGGTGGACTTCAAGAACACCGTGATCATCATGACCACGAACCTCGGTACCCGGGACATCGCCAAGGGCCTGCTCACCGGCTTCCAGGCCGGTGGGGACCTGTCCACGAACTACGACCGGATGAAGGTCAAGGTCAACGACGAGCTGAAGCAGCACTTCCGCCCGGAGTTCCTGAACCGTGTCGACGACGTGATCGTGTTCCCGCAGCTGTCCCAGGACGAGATCTTCCAGATCGTCGACCTGATGATGGCTCGGCTGTCCACCCGCCTCGCGGACAAGGACATGACGATCGAGCTCACTCCGGCGGCGAAGGAACTGCTCGCCGAGCGTGGGTACGACCCGGTCCTCGGCGCCCGGCCGCTGCGCCGCGCGATCCAGCGCGAGATCGAGGACCAGCTCTCCGAGAAGATCCTCTACGGCGAGATCGCCGCGGGGCAGAACATCATCGTCGACGCCGTCGGCGAGGGGCTGCTCGGGGAGTTCACCTTCCGCGGTGAGGCCAAGGCCACCGAGGAGAAGGAACCGCTCGCGGTCGGTGCCGGTGCCATGCCGGAACTGCCCGCCGCATCCGCGGACTGA
- a CDS encoding FUSC family protein, with amino-acid sequence MSNGPARADAPRRRFDLRRARVLVGARVGRGVRRLRSNAVGIISASVAAGVAYAIALYLVGHEVPVFAAIAAWVCLGYGNDRRPRKVAELALGVTLGVAFGEVFAHLFGTGPVQIAVVLALAVSVARLVDGAQMLAMQAGVQAVVIVGFSTTLLGGGVGRWLDALIGGALALLTAALLPLDVRKRAQSLAAAGMAELAITAEDLARGIRLADPEVLNDALVRARGSQGVIDEWNTLVRDALEATRLTPSALRHDDLLTRLQRASTLCDRAMRNLRVIARRSWSVSATMQDNDRVAGILEVTARASRDIGVAFGSNADLIRLRPQLLSVAGDLDPQAFTGWQTQTLVVLLRSLVVDLLELTGMTGTQAREALIEIDTGRPG; translated from the coding sequence GTGAGCAACGGACCGGCGCGCGCCGACGCACCCCGACGGCGATTCGACCTGCGCCGGGCCCGCGTCCTCGTCGGCGCCCGAGTCGGCCGCGGCGTCCGCCGGCTCCGCTCGAACGCAGTCGGGATCATCAGCGCGTCCGTGGCCGCCGGGGTCGCCTACGCCATCGCGCTGTACCTGGTCGGCCACGAGGTGCCGGTGTTCGCGGCGATCGCAGCCTGGGTGTGCCTCGGGTACGGCAACGACCGGCGCCCGCGCAAGGTGGCCGAACTAGCGCTCGGGGTGACCCTCGGGGTCGCGTTCGGCGAGGTGTTCGCGCACCTGTTCGGCACCGGACCCGTGCAGATCGCCGTGGTGCTCGCGCTCGCGGTCTCGGTGGCCCGGCTCGTCGACGGCGCGCAGATGCTCGCCATGCAGGCCGGGGTGCAGGCCGTGGTGATCGTGGGGTTCTCCACCACGCTCCTCGGTGGCGGGGTCGGGCGCTGGCTGGACGCCCTCATCGGAGGCGCGCTGGCCCTGCTCACCGCGGCCCTGCTGCCGCTCGACGTGCGCAAGCGGGCGCAGTCGCTGGCCGCCGCCGGGATGGCCGAACTGGCCATCACCGCCGAGGACCTGGCCCGCGGCATCCGGCTCGCCGACCCGGAGGTCCTCAACGACGCCCTGGTCCGGGCGCGCGGGTCGCAGGGGGTCATCGACGAGTGGAACACGCTCGTGCGGGACGCCCTCGAGGCGACCCGGCTGACGCCGTCGGCGTTGCGCCACGACGACCTCCTCACCCGGCTCCAGCGGGCCAGCACCCTGTGCGACCGGGCGATGCGCAACCTCCGGGTGATCGCGCGCCGGTCCTGGTCCGTCTCCGCCACCATGCAGGACAACGACCGGGTCGCCGGCATCCTCGAGGTGACCGCCCGGGCGAGCCGGGACATCGGGGTCGCGTTCGGTTCGAACGCCGACCTGATCCGGCTGCGTCCGCAGCTGCTCTCGGTGGCGGGCGACCTGGACCCGCAGGCGTTCACCGGGTGGCAGACCCAGACGCTGGTGGTGCTGCTGCGCTCGCTCGTGGTGGACCTGCTCGAGCTGACCGGGATGACCGGCACCCAGGCCCGGGAGGCCCTCATCGAGATCGACACCGGGCGACCCGGCTGA